In Paraburkholderia sp. BL23I1N1, a genomic segment contains:
- the nuoN gene encoding NADH-quinone oxidoreductase subunit NuoN, with protein sequence MQNAPMTALLPDALVMLAVVLAWLNDTFVGQAGRRTTYFIAFFSSLIAGVWFAVNAFDPQVHYFFGHMYVVDSFASVMKAVVTLGYAVSIVYSRKYLEDRALFRGDFFLLGMFSLLGQLVMISGNNFLTLYLGLELMSLSLYGVIALRRDAAQSNEAAMKYYVLGAMASGFLLYGISMLYGATGSLDLNEVFKAIGTSHYDPSVLLFGVIFIVAGVAFKMGAVPFHMWVPDVYQGAPTAMTLLVGGGPKVAAFAWGLRFLVMGLLPLAVEWQEMLVILAALSLIVGNITGIVQRNVKRMLAYSAISNMGFVLLGLLAGVVDQKTTGAANAYGSAMYYSIVYLLTTMGTFGVIMLLARRDFEADTLEDFKGLNQRSPVFAFVMMVMMFSLAGIPPAVGFYAKLAVLQATMNAGLTWLTVLAVITSLFGAFYYLRIVKLMYFDEPQDKSPILADTSTRALLALNGVAVLVLGIVPDPLLKACLQAIQHTLLL encoded by the coding sequence GCACTGGTGATGCTCGCCGTGGTGCTCGCGTGGCTCAACGACACGTTCGTCGGCCAGGCCGGTCGCCGTACCACGTATTTCATCGCGTTCTTTTCGTCGCTGATTGCCGGCGTCTGGTTCGCGGTCAACGCGTTCGACCCGCAGGTGCATTACTTCTTCGGTCACATGTACGTGGTGGATTCGTTCGCCAGTGTGATGAAAGCGGTGGTGACGCTCGGTTATGCCGTGTCGATCGTTTATTCGCGCAAGTATCTGGAAGACCGCGCGCTGTTCCGCGGCGATTTCTTCCTGCTGGGCATGTTCTCGTTGCTCGGCCAGCTCGTGATGATTTCCGGCAACAACTTCCTGACGCTGTACCTCGGTCTCGAATTGATGTCACTGTCGCTGTATGGCGTGATCGCATTGCGTCGTGACGCGGCGCAGTCGAACGAAGCGGCAATGAAGTACTACGTGCTCGGCGCCATGGCCTCGGGTTTCCTGCTGTACGGCATTTCGATGCTGTACGGCGCGACCGGGTCGCTCGACCTGAACGAAGTGTTCAAGGCAATCGGCACGAGCCACTACGATCCGAGCGTGCTGCTGTTCGGCGTGATCTTCATCGTTGCCGGCGTGGCGTTCAAGATGGGCGCGGTGCCGTTCCACATGTGGGTGCCTGACGTGTATCAGGGTGCGCCGACGGCAATGACGCTGTTGGTCGGCGGCGGTCCGAAGGTGGCTGCATTCGCGTGGGGCCTGCGCTTCCTGGTGATGGGTCTGCTGCCGCTGGCGGTCGAATGGCAGGAAATGCTGGTGATCCTGGCGGCGCTGTCGCTGATCGTTGGCAACATCACGGGTATCGTGCAACGCAACGTCAAGCGGATGCTCGCGTACTCGGCGATCTCGAACATGGGCTTCGTGCTGCTGGGCCTGCTGGCCGGCGTAGTCGACCAAAAGACCACCGGGGCTGCCAACGCGTACGGTTCGGCGATGTACTACAGCATCGTCTACCTGTTGACGACGATGGGCACCTTCGGCGTCATCATGCTGCTGGCGCGCCGCGATTTTGAAGCCGATACGCTCGAAGACTTCAAGGGCCTGAATCAACGCAGCCCGGTGTTCGCTTTCGTCATGATGGTGATGATGTTCTCGCTCGCCGGCATCCCGCCTGCAGTCGGCTTCTACGCCAAGCTCGCGGTGCTGCAGGCAACCATGAACGCCGGGTTGACCTGGCTGACCGTGCTGGCCGTGATCACGTCGCTGTTCGGTGCGTTCTACTACCTGCGTATCGTCAAGCTGATGTACTTCGACGAACCGCAGGACAAGTCGCCGATTCTCGCCGACACCAGCACGCGTGCTTTGCTTGCGCTCAACGGTGTTGCCGTGCTGGTGCTCGGTATCGTGCCGGATCCGCTGTTGAAGGCCTGCCTGCAGGCCATCCAGCACACGCTGCTGCTCTGA